Proteins encoded together in one Lepus europaeus isolate LE1 chromosome 13, mLepTim1.pri, whole genome shotgun sequence window:
- the DNMT3A gene encoding DNA (cytosine-5)-methyltransferase 3A isoform X3: MNAVEESQGSGEPQKVEEASPPAVQQPTDPASPTVATTPEPVGADAGDKNATKAADDEPEYEDGRGFGIGELVWGKLRGFSWWPGRIVSWWMTGRSRAAEGTRWVMWFGDGKFSVVCVEKLMPLSSFCSAFHQATYNKQPMYRKAIYEVLQVASSRAGKLFPACHDNDESDTAKAVEVQNKQMIEWALGGFQPSGPKGLEPPEEEKNPYKEVYTDMWVEPEAAAYAPPPPAKKPRKSTTEKPKVKEIIDERTRERLVYEVRQKCRNIEDICISCGSLNVTLEHPLFIGGMCQNCKNCFLECAYQYDDDGYQSYCTICCGGREVLMCGNNNCCRCFCVECVDLLVGPGAAQAAIKEDPWNCYMCGHKGTYGLLRRRDDWPSRLQMFFANNHDQEFDPPKVYPPVPAEKRKPIRVLSLFDGIATGLLVLKDLGIQVDRYIASEVCEDSITVGMVRHQGKIMYVGDVRSVTQKHIQEWGPFDLVIGGSPCNDLSIVNPARKGLYEGTGRLFFEFYRLLHDARPKEGDDRPFFWLFENVVAMGVSDKRDISRFLESNPVMIDAKEVSAAHRARYFWGNLPGMNRPLASTVNDKLELQECLEHGRIAKFSKVRTITTRSNSIKQGKDQHFPVFMNEKEDILWCTEMERVFGFPVHYTDVSNMSRLARQRLLGRSWSVPVIRHLFAPLKEYFACV; encoded by the exons ATGAATGCTGTAGAAGAGAGCCAGGGATCCGGGGAGCCCCAGAAGGTGGAGGAGGCCAGCCCTCCTGCCGTGCAGCAGCCCACAGACCCCGCCTCCCCCACTGTGGCCACTACGCCCGAGCCCGTGGGGGCTGATGCCGGGGACAAGAACGCCACCAAAGCAGCCGACGACGAGCCGGAGTACGAG GACGGCCGGGGCTTTGGCATTGGGGAGCTGGTGTGGGGGAAACTGCGGGGCTTCTCCTGGTGGCCAGGCCGCATAGTGTCCTGGTGGATGACGGGCCGGAGCCGCGCAGCCGAGGGGACCCGCTGGGTCATGTGGTTCGGAGACGGCAAGTTCTCAGTG GTGTGCGTGGAGAAGCTGATGCCGCTGAGTTCGTTCTGCAGCGCCTTCCACCAGGCCACCTACAACAAGCAGCCCATGTACCGCAAGGCCATCTACGAagtcctgcag GTGGCCAGCAGCCGCGCGGGCAAGCTCTTCCCGGCCTGCCACGACAATGATGAGAGTGAtactgccaaggctgtggaggtGCAGAACAAGCAGATGATCGAGTGGGCCCTTGGGGGATTCCAGCCCTCGGGCCCCAAGGGCCTGGAGCCACCAGAAG AGGAGAAGAACCCCTACAAAGAAGTTTACACGGACATGTGGGTGGAACCCGAGGCCGCCGCCtacgccccacccccaccagccaaAAAACCGCGGAAGAGCACGACGGAGAAGCCTAAGGTCAAGGAGATCATTGATGAGCGCACACGAG AGCGGCTGGTGTATGAGGTGCGGCAAAAGTGCCGGAACATCGAGG ACATCTGCATCTCTTGTGGGAGCCTCAATGTCACCCTGGAACACCCCCTCTTCATTGGAGGAATGTGCCAAAATTGCAAG AACTGTTTCCTGGAATGCGCCTACCAGTACGACGACGATGGTTATCAGTCCTACTGCACCATCTGCTGCGGGGGGCGTGAGGTGCTCATGTGTGGGAACAACAACTGCTGCAG GTGCTTCTGTGTGGAGTGTGTGGACCTCTTGGTGGGGCCAGGGGCTGCGCAGGCGGCCATTAAGGAAGACCCCTGGAACTGCTACATGTGCGGCCACAAGGGCACCTATGGGCTGCTGCGGCGTCGGGACGACTGGCCCTCTCGGCTCCAGATGTTCTTCGCCAATAACCACGACCAGGAATTT GACCCTCCGAAGGTTTACCCGCCTGTCCCAGCCGAAAAGAGGAAGCCCATCCGGGTGCTGTCTCTCTTTGATGGAATTGCTACAG GGCTCCTGGTgctgaaggacttgggcatccAGGTGGACCGCTACATTGCCTCGGAGGTGTGCGAGGACTCCATCACGGTGGGCATGGTGCGGCACCAGGGGAAGATCATGTACGTGGGGGACGTCCGCAGCGTCACACAGAAGCAC ATCCAGGAATGGGGCCCATTTGACCTTGTGATTGGGGGCAGCCCCTGCAACGACCTCTCCATTGTCAACCCTGCCCGCAAGGGGCTGTATG AGGGCACTGGCCGGCTCTTCTTTGAGTTCTACCGCCTCCTGCATGACGCGCGGCCCAAGGAGGGAGATGATCGCCCCTTCTTCTGGCTCTTTGAGAATGTGGTGGCCATGGGCGTTAGTGACAAGAGGGACATCTCGCGATTTCTCGAG TCCAACCCCGTCATGATTGATGCCAAAGAAGTGTCGGCAGCACACAGGGCCCGCTACTTCTGGGGTAACCTTCCCGGTATGAACAG GCCGTTGGCATCCACTGTGAATGATAAGCTGGAGCTGCAGGAGTGTCTGGAGCATGGCAGGATAGCCAAG TTCAGCAAAGTGAGGACCATCACTACCAGGTCAAACTCCATAAAGCAGGGCAAAGACCAGCACTTCCCCGTCTTCATGAACGAGAAGGAGGACATCCTGTGGTGCACTGAGATGGAAAG GGTGTTTGGCTTTCCTGTGCATTATACCGACGTCTCCAACATGAGCCGCCTGGCgaggcagaggctgctgggccGGTCGTGGAGCGTGCCCGTGATCCGCCACCTCTTCGCTCCGCTGAAGGAATACTTTGCTTGTGTGTAA
- the DNMT3A gene encoding DNA (cytosine-5)-methyltransferase 3A isoform X2: protein MGILEQVLRRNGRADRSPKDECDTAEKKAKVIAVMNAVEESQGSGEPQKVEEASPPAVQQPTDPASPTVATTPEPVGADAGDKNATKAADDEPEYEDGRGFGIGELVWGKLRGFSWWPGRIVSWWMTGRSRAAEGTRWVMWFGDGKFSVVCVEKLMPLSSFCSAFHQATYNKQPMYRKAIYEVLQVASSRAGKLFPACHDNDESDTAKAVEVQNKQMIEWALGGFQPSGPKGLEPPEEEKNPYKEVYTDMWVEPEAAAYAPPPPAKKPRKSTTEKPKVKEIIDERTRERLVYEVRQKCRNIEDICISCGSLNVTLEHPLFIGGMCQNCKNCFLECAYQYDDDGYQSYCTICCGGREVLMCGNNNCCRCFCVECVDLLVGPGAAQAAIKEDPWNCYMCGHKGTYGLLRRRDDWPSRLQMFFANNHDQEFDPPKVYPPVPAEKRKPIRVLSLFDGIATGLLVLKDLGIQVDRYIASEVCEDSITVGMVRHQGKIMYVGDVRSVTQKHIQEWGPFDLVIGGSPCNDLSIVNPARKGLYEGTGRLFFEFYRLLHDARPKEGDDRPFFWLFENVVAMGVSDKRDISRFLESNPVMIDAKEVSAAHRARYFWGNLPGMNRPLASTVNDKLELQECLEHGRIAKFSKVRTITTRSNSIKQGKDQHFPVFMNEKEDILWCTEMERVFGFPVHYTDVSNMSRLARQRLLGRSWSVPVIRHLFAPLKEYFACV from the exons ATGG GGATCCTGGAGCAGGTTTTGAGAAGGAATGGGCGCGCGGATCGTAGCCCGAAAGACGAGTGTGATACG GCTGAGAAGAAAGCCAAGGTCATTGCCGTGATGAATGCTGTAGAAGAGAGCCAGGGATCCGGGGAGCCCCAGAAGGTGGAGGAGGCCAGCCCTCCTGCCGTGCAGCAGCCCACAGACCCCGCCTCCCCCACTGTGGCCACTACGCCCGAGCCCGTGGGGGCTGATGCCGGGGACAAGAACGCCACCAAAGCAGCCGACGACGAGCCGGAGTACGAG GACGGCCGGGGCTTTGGCATTGGGGAGCTGGTGTGGGGGAAACTGCGGGGCTTCTCCTGGTGGCCAGGCCGCATAGTGTCCTGGTGGATGACGGGCCGGAGCCGCGCAGCCGAGGGGACCCGCTGGGTCATGTGGTTCGGAGACGGCAAGTTCTCAGTG GTGTGCGTGGAGAAGCTGATGCCGCTGAGTTCGTTCTGCAGCGCCTTCCACCAGGCCACCTACAACAAGCAGCCCATGTACCGCAAGGCCATCTACGAagtcctgcag GTGGCCAGCAGCCGCGCGGGCAAGCTCTTCCCGGCCTGCCACGACAATGATGAGAGTGAtactgccaaggctgtggaggtGCAGAACAAGCAGATGATCGAGTGGGCCCTTGGGGGATTCCAGCCCTCGGGCCCCAAGGGCCTGGAGCCACCAGAAG AGGAGAAGAACCCCTACAAAGAAGTTTACACGGACATGTGGGTGGAACCCGAGGCCGCCGCCtacgccccacccccaccagccaaAAAACCGCGGAAGAGCACGACGGAGAAGCCTAAGGTCAAGGAGATCATTGATGAGCGCACACGAG AGCGGCTGGTGTATGAGGTGCGGCAAAAGTGCCGGAACATCGAGG ACATCTGCATCTCTTGTGGGAGCCTCAATGTCACCCTGGAACACCCCCTCTTCATTGGAGGAATGTGCCAAAATTGCAAG AACTGTTTCCTGGAATGCGCCTACCAGTACGACGACGATGGTTATCAGTCCTACTGCACCATCTGCTGCGGGGGGCGTGAGGTGCTCATGTGTGGGAACAACAACTGCTGCAG GTGCTTCTGTGTGGAGTGTGTGGACCTCTTGGTGGGGCCAGGGGCTGCGCAGGCGGCCATTAAGGAAGACCCCTGGAACTGCTACATGTGCGGCCACAAGGGCACCTATGGGCTGCTGCGGCGTCGGGACGACTGGCCCTCTCGGCTCCAGATGTTCTTCGCCAATAACCACGACCAGGAATTT GACCCTCCGAAGGTTTACCCGCCTGTCCCAGCCGAAAAGAGGAAGCCCATCCGGGTGCTGTCTCTCTTTGATGGAATTGCTACAG GGCTCCTGGTgctgaaggacttgggcatccAGGTGGACCGCTACATTGCCTCGGAGGTGTGCGAGGACTCCATCACGGTGGGCATGGTGCGGCACCAGGGGAAGATCATGTACGTGGGGGACGTCCGCAGCGTCACACAGAAGCAC ATCCAGGAATGGGGCCCATTTGACCTTGTGATTGGGGGCAGCCCCTGCAACGACCTCTCCATTGTCAACCCTGCCCGCAAGGGGCTGTATG AGGGCACTGGCCGGCTCTTCTTTGAGTTCTACCGCCTCCTGCATGACGCGCGGCCCAAGGAGGGAGATGATCGCCCCTTCTTCTGGCTCTTTGAGAATGTGGTGGCCATGGGCGTTAGTGACAAGAGGGACATCTCGCGATTTCTCGAG TCCAACCCCGTCATGATTGATGCCAAAGAAGTGTCGGCAGCACACAGGGCCCGCTACTTCTGGGGTAACCTTCCCGGTATGAACAG GCCGTTGGCATCCACTGTGAATGATAAGCTGGAGCTGCAGGAGTGTCTGGAGCATGGCAGGATAGCCAAG TTCAGCAAAGTGAGGACCATCACTACCAGGTCAAACTCCATAAAGCAGGGCAAAGACCAGCACTTCCCCGTCTTCATGAACGAGAAGGAGGACATCCTGTGGTGCACTGAGATGGAAAG GGTGTTTGGCTTTCCTGTGCATTATACCGACGTCTCCAACATGAGCCGCCTGGCgaggcagaggctgctgggccGGTCGTGGAGCGTGCCCGTGATCCGCCACCTCTTCGCTCCGCTGAAGGAATACTTTGCTTGTGTGTAA